From one Leifsonia soli genomic stretch:
- a CDS encoding NAD-dependent epimerase/dehydratase family protein — MRIVVIGATGHVGGYLVPRLVADGHEVVAITRGTSTPYRQHPAWESVERVVADRAVEDAAGTFGSRVAELGADAVVDLICFTPESARQLADALRGQVGQLVHVGTIWTHGTLTEVPASEDAAKRPWGEYGIQKEAIERLLLAESRREKGLPVAIVHPGHISGPGWPIVTPQGTTDLDVWRSLASGRELLLPGFGLETVHHVHADDVAQLIRLCLEHPDEANGEAFHAVSERALTLRGFAEEAARWFGREATLRFAPFEEFSASLPVEHRDSAYQHIARSHAMSIEKGRRVLGYAPAYSSLAAVAESVEWLRQAGRLGDGIPPVRFA; from the coding sequence ATGCGAATCGTCGTCATCGGAGCAACGGGCCACGTCGGTGGCTATCTCGTGCCGCGCCTCGTGGCGGACGGGCACGAGGTTGTCGCGATCACCCGCGGAACGTCGACCCCGTATCGCCAGCATCCCGCCTGGGAGAGCGTCGAACGCGTGGTCGCGGACCGCGCGGTTGAGGATGCCGCCGGCACCTTCGGTTCTCGTGTCGCCGAGCTCGGGGCAGACGCTGTCGTGGACCTGATCTGCTTCACGCCGGAGTCCGCCCGGCAGCTCGCCGACGCCCTCCGCGGACAAGTAGGTCAGCTCGTGCACGTCGGAACGATCTGGACGCATGGCACCCTCACCGAGGTTCCGGCTTCCGAGGACGCCGCCAAACGGCCCTGGGGCGAGTACGGCATCCAGAAGGAGGCGATCGAGCGTCTGCTGCTGGCTGAATCGCGGCGCGAGAAGGGGCTCCCGGTGGCCATCGTGCACCCGGGTCACATCTCCGGGCCCGGCTGGCCCATCGTCACCCCGCAGGGCACTACCGACCTCGACGTCTGGCGCAGCCTGGCGAGCGGGCGTGAGCTCTTGCTGCCGGGATTCGGGCTCGAGACCGTGCATCACGTGCACGCGGACGACGTCGCGCAGCTCATCCGACTCTGCCTCGAACATCCGGACGAAGCGAACGGGGAGGCATTCCACGCCGTCTCCGAGCGCGCGCTCACGCTGCGTGGATTCGCGGAGGAGGCGGCCCGATGGTTCGGGCGCGAAGCCACGCTGCGCTTCGCGCCTTTCGAGGAGTTCAGCGCCTCTCTCCCCGTGGAGCACCGCGACTCGGCCTATCAGCACATCGCCCGCAGCCACGCCATGAGCATCGAGAAGGGGCGCCGAGTGCTGGGCTACGCACCGGCGTACTCGTCGCTCGCCGCCGTGGCGGAGTCGGTGGAGTGGCTCCGTCAAGCGGGCCGCCTGGGCGATGGAATCCCGCCCGTCCGATTCGCGTGA
- a CDS encoding substrate-binding domain-containing protein yields MTTYKDIQRATGLSLATISKYYNGRNVLEANREAIEAAARELDFRPNQFARTLRSRRSRTVGVLLPALDNDFHLSIIAGVEEALRPRGISVIVAASPDPSEDPVNLLMDRMVDGIVAVTPPHDVPALRAAAARVPVVMVDWYIDDVHADGVFIDNAAAGALGAQHLLDHGHRRIGFVGGEPVISSMRLRTEGFERALTSNGVPLDPAMERLVPLTVEAGYRAAQELLALWPRPTGIFTANYELTLGAVTAVNDSGLRIGRDISVVGFDSRDLAQALVPKLTVIVQPTRKIAKHAARLIADHIESPGERPAPKIEYLEAHLIPGGSVTRLYDE; encoded by the coding sequence GTGACGACATACAAGGACATCCAGCGGGCGACAGGGCTCTCGCTCGCAACGATCTCCAAGTACTACAACGGCCGAAACGTTCTGGAGGCCAACCGCGAAGCCATCGAAGCGGCGGCGCGTGAACTCGACTTCCGGCCCAATCAGTTCGCCCGCACGCTGCGTTCGCGACGCTCGCGGACGGTCGGAGTGCTGCTGCCGGCACTCGACAACGACTTCCACCTGTCGATCATCGCGGGTGTCGAGGAGGCCCTCCGCCCGCGTGGGATCAGCGTCATCGTTGCGGCCAGCCCCGATCCGAGCGAAGATCCCGTCAACCTGCTGATGGACCGCATGGTGGACGGAATCGTCGCGGTCACCCCGCCCCACGATGTGCCCGCACTGCGGGCCGCCGCCGCGCGAGTGCCGGTTGTGATGGTGGACTGGTACATCGACGACGTCCACGCCGACGGCGTCTTCATCGACAATGCTGCGGCCGGGGCGCTCGGCGCCCAGCACCTCCTCGACCACGGCCACCGCCGTATCGGATTCGTCGGCGGCGAACCGGTGATCTCCTCGATGCGTCTGCGCACCGAGGGCTTCGAGCGCGCGCTCACCTCCAACGGCGTCCCCCTCGATCCGGCGATGGAGCGTCTCGTTCCGCTGACGGTCGAAGCGGGCTACCGAGCCGCTCAGGAGCTCCTCGCCCTGTGGCCGCGGCCCACCGGCATCTTCACCGCGAACTACGAGCTCACCCTCGGCGCTGTGACCGCCGTGAACGATTCCGGGCTGCGCATCGGCCGCGACATCTCGGTGGTGGGATTCGACAGCCGTGACCTCGCCCAGGCTCTTGTGCCGAAACTGACCGTCATCGTGCAGCCGACCCGGAAGATCGCCAAGCATGCGGCCCGCCTGATCGCCGACCACATCGAGTCGCCGGGCGAGCGTCCCGCGCCGAAGATCGAATACCTCGAAGCGCACCTCATCCCGGGCGGGTCCGTGACGCGGCTCTACGACGAGTGA